In Anaeromyxobacter diazotrophicus, a genomic segment contains:
- a CDS encoding penicillin-binding protein activator, producing MRPLPRLLLTAFFVLCACPKRVVVNGQELSAADAEAQARAELARVEAGAPNEPQAATAEKLEALAARYGEVPASAEALYDAGVRWRAAKRPDRAQAALGQLLTRFPLSPRSDQAKYQLALAEAEGGRPKDALTSLASLYDRLPQAERPAAAREAARAAEAARSPREAARWWGEVARVTAGEEGSRALARAVDHLDALPLEDLRALDAELPRDAPLAPAVKMKLAKVALHLHDDAAAQRAAQELAQGYPGSPYAAEARALVDRLARRGHADPRTVGVAVPLSGKQKGWGEAVLQGVSLALGDQFKILVKDTRGEPDGAQQAVAELAQEGAVAALGGVVGAEAPRAAQAAQEEGLPFLSLSRAESVTQAGPYVFRNMLTAEAQAKALTDLAMGRRGMRRFALLWPQIAYGQELAQAFWDDVDARGGEVRAAESYEHDRTTFAPIVKGMVGKLWLDERQDYLEQVKALLEQEKDPFRRRKALEKLRERLPPITDFDAVFIPDFAKNVALVAPALAVEDVVTQTCDPREVERIRKTTGREDLKPVQLLGANGWDDPSLVERAGKYVECAIFVDGFFAASERPATKAFVTAFQQKYGHPPSILEASAFDAAGLVRRAVEGGAANREAVRDALAAVKAYPGATGDLAFDARREVEKPLFFLTVDKGAVRELTPSELAAPGSGGF from the coding sequence AGCTCGCGCGGGTGGAGGCGGGCGCGCCCAACGAGCCGCAGGCGGCCACCGCCGAGAAGCTCGAGGCGCTCGCCGCCCGCTACGGCGAGGTCCCCGCCTCGGCGGAGGCGCTCTACGACGCCGGCGTCCGCTGGCGCGCCGCGAAGCGGCCGGACCGCGCCCAGGCGGCGCTGGGCCAGCTCCTCACCCGCTTCCCGCTCTCGCCCCGCTCCGACCAGGCCAAGTACCAGCTCGCGCTGGCGGAGGCGGAAGGCGGCCGGCCCAAGGACGCCCTCACCTCGCTCGCCTCGCTCTACGACCGCCTGCCGCAGGCCGAGCGGCCCGCCGCCGCGCGCGAGGCGGCCCGCGCCGCCGAGGCGGCGAGGAGCCCGCGGGAGGCGGCCCGCTGGTGGGGCGAGGTGGCGCGCGTCACCGCCGGCGAGGAGGGGTCGCGGGCGCTCGCCCGCGCGGTGGACCACCTCGACGCGCTGCCGCTCGAGGACCTGCGCGCGCTCGACGCGGAGCTGCCGCGCGACGCGCCGCTCGCGCCCGCGGTGAAGATGAAGCTCGCCAAGGTGGCGCTGCACCTGCACGACGACGCCGCGGCGCAGCGGGCGGCCCAGGAGCTGGCGCAGGGGTACCCCGGCTCGCCCTACGCCGCCGAGGCGCGCGCGCTCGTCGACCGGCTCGCCCGGCGCGGCCACGCCGACCCGCGCACGGTGGGGGTGGCGGTGCCGCTCTCCGGCAAGCAGAAGGGCTGGGGCGAGGCGGTGCTGCAAGGCGTCTCGCTCGCGCTCGGCGACCAGTTCAAGATCCTGGTGAAGGACACCCGCGGCGAGCCGGACGGCGCGCAGCAGGCGGTGGCCGAGCTGGCGCAGGAGGGCGCGGTGGCGGCGCTGGGGGGCGTGGTCGGCGCCGAGGCGCCGCGGGCCGCGCAGGCGGCGCAGGAGGAGGGCCTTCCGTTCCTGTCGCTGTCGCGCGCCGAGAGCGTCACCCAGGCCGGGCCCTACGTCTTCCGCAACATGCTCACCGCCGAGGCGCAGGCGAAGGCGCTCACCGACCTCGCCATGGGCCGGCGCGGGATGCGGCGCTTCGCCCTGCTCTGGCCGCAGATCGCCTACGGCCAGGAGCTCGCCCAGGCGTTCTGGGACGACGTCGACGCGCGCGGCGGCGAGGTCCGGGCGGCGGAGAGCTACGAGCACGACCGCACCACCTTCGCCCCCATCGTGAAGGGGATGGTGGGGAAGCTCTGGCTCGACGAGCGCCAGGACTACCTGGAGCAGGTGAAGGCGCTCCTCGAGCAGGAGAAGGACCCGTTCCGCCGGCGCAAGGCGCTCGAGAAGCTGCGCGAGCGGCTCCCGCCCATCACCGACTTCGACGCGGTCTTCATCCCGGACTTCGCGAAGAACGTGGCGCTGGTGGCGCCGGCGCTGGCGGTGGAGGACGTCGTCACCCAGACCTGCGACCCGCGCGAGGTGGAGCGCATCCGCAAGACCACCGGGCGCGAGGACCTGAAGCCGGTGCAGCTCCTGGGCGCGAACGGCTGGGACGACCCGTCGCTCGTCGAGCGGGCGGGGAAGTACGTCGAGTGCGCCATCTTCGTGGACGGCTTCTTCGCCGCCTCGGAGCGGCCGGCCACCAAGGCGTTCGTGACCGCCTTCCAGCAGAAGTACGGCCACCCGCCCTCGATCCTGGAGGCGAGCGCGTTCGACGCCGCGGGCCTCGTGCGCCGGGCGGTGGAGGGCGGGGCGGCGAACCGCGAGGCGGTGCGCGACGCCCTGGCGGCGGTGAAGGCCTACCCGGGCGCGACCGGCGACCTCGCCTTCGACGCCCGGCGCGAGGTGGAGAAGCCGCTCTTCTTCCTCACCGTGGACAAGGGCGCCGTGCGCGAGCTCACCCCCTCCGAGCTGGCCGCGCCCGGCTCGGGCGGGTTCTGA
- a CDS encoding chemotaxis protein CheW translates to MAEPASGPAERAPGAAPAAARHVVFRAGGERFALPLEAVREVVVPQPPYARVPRAPAAVRGAMNLRGRVVAVVELAPLVGLPPDALGPGQGHLLVLDRDRRGLGVWVASVLGVEPLAPPREGAFEPGRLDRGVAEVRGAAVTVLDADVLEARAAALFRSA, encoded by the coding sequence GTGGCCGAGCCGGCCTCCGGCCCCGCCGAGCGCGCCCCGGGCGCGGCGCCCGCCGCCGCCCGGCACGTCGTGTTCCGCGCCGGCGGCGAGCGCTTCGCGCTGCCGCTCGAGGCGGTGCGCGAGGTGGTGGTGCCGCAGCCGCCCTACGCGCGCGTGCCGCGGGCGCCCGCGGCGGTGCGGGGCGCCATGAACCTGCGCGGGCGCGTGGTGGCGGTGGTGGAGCTGGCGCCGCTCGTCGGGCTGCCGCCCGACGCGCTCGGGCCGGGCCAGGGTCACCTGCTCGTGCTCGACCGCGACCGGCGCGGGCTGGGCGTGTGGGTGGCCTCGGTGCTGGGGGTGGAGCCGCTCGCGCCGCCGCGCGAGGGCGCCTTCGAGCCGGGCCGGCTCGACCGCGGGGTGGCCGAGGTGCGCGGAGCGGCGGTGACGGTGCTCGACGCGGACGTGCTGGAGGCGCGCGCCGCCGCGCTCTTCAGGTCCGCCTGA
- a CDS encoding GTP-binding protein, whose protein sequence is MVAFNNQAREVALKVVYYGPALSGKTTNLHALHNKIDPKLRGRLMTLDTKDDRTLFFDMLPVFFRTSSGMKIKVKLYTVPGQVMHESTRRIVLQGTDAIAFVADARRSEAPATLAYWNNMLKNLEANGLDPRQLPIVLQLNKRDLPDVRSEDEVGDLSQVVKPVVVPAVAIRGEGVVETLHTLLELTYRSLDERIGLARTARISEEEFLSRIFSHVDLRGTRLSAGGTP, encoded by the coding sequence GTGGTCGCTTTCAACAATCAGGCGCGCGAGGTGGCGCTGAAGGTCGTCTACTACGGACCCGCGCTGTCCGGGAAGACGACCAACCTCCACGCGCTGCACAACAAGATCGACCCCAAGCTGCGCGGGCGCCTCATGACGCTCGACACCAAGGACGATCGCACCCTGTTCTTCGACATGCTGCCGGTCTTCTTCCGGACCTCGTCCGGGATGAAGATCAAGGTCAAGCTGTACACCGTCCCCGGACAGGTGATGCACGAGTCGACCCGGCGCATCGTGCTCCAGGGGACGGACGCCATCGCCTTCGTCGCCGACGCGCGCCGCTCCGAGGCGCCGGCCACGCTCGCCTACTGGAACAACATGCTGAAGAACCTGGAGGCGAACGGGCTCGATCCCCGCCAGCTGCCCATCGTGCTCCAGCTCAACAAGCGCGACCTGCCGGACGTGCGGAGCGAGGACGAGGTCGGCGACCTCTCGCAGGTGGTGAAGCCGGTGGTGGTGCCGGCGGTCGCCATCCGCGGCGAGGGCGTGGTCGAGACGCTGCACACGCTGCTCGAGCTCACCTACCGCTCGCTCGACGAGCGCATCGGGCTCGCGCGCACCGCCCGCATCAGCGAGGAGGAGTTCCTGTCGCGGATCTTCTCCCACGTCGACCTGCGCGGCACGCGCCTCTCGGCGGGGGGCACGCCGTGA
- a CDS encoding ATP-dependent DNA helicase — MARAVERALGERRYLVAEAGTGTGKTLAYLVPAALSGRKVIISTATKTLQEQIWQRDLPLLAERAGLEVEAAYLKGRANYYCLERGAKFAERPTFESRGEAALWPRIQEWARATLTGDRSEIDLPDQYGAWRELSASGETCLGKECQRHDECFVTLARARAAQADVVLVNHHLFFADLVLRTSRAGVEVLPPYDAVIFDEAHALSEVATDYFGLSVSSYRVDDLARDAVRAVADRPDLMRLVKDRTGELEKAGERFFAGVAARMGSSPSSKMRGRAPSYSPLAPGQPPPAAPALAPWRGARGAGPAARGDLKVALSDDLLGPLEPDQARLDGALEDVREVFADAEATALAAIGRRAAELRVELRAVTTLAEPSRVHFAEARGRGVFLRAVPVDVAEELVERLYRRVDTAVFTSATLAAGGRLDYFRREVGLAPEFDVDEAIFPGPFDYARQAALVVPDGLPEPASPAFTAAAAAAVRELVAVTGGRAFVLSTSMRGMNALREALADLPYQLLLQGERPKAKLLDAFREEPSVLFATQSFWEGVDVPGEALSLVVIDKLPFAPPTDPVLAARGQALAAEGRDAFSELSVPAAALALKQGFGRLIRTRRDRGLVAVLDRRLTTKGYGRAFLATLPPAPLLRSVEAARRWWAGA; from the coding sequence CTGGCGCGCGCGGTCGAGCGGGCGCTCGGCGAGCGTCGCTACCTCGTGGCCGAGGCGGGCACCGGCACCGGCAAGACGCTCGCCTACCTCGTCCCGGCCGCGCTCTCCGGCCGCAAGGTGATCATCTCCACCGCGACCAAGACGCTCCAGGAGCAGATCTGGCAGCGCGACCTGCCGCTCCTCGCCGAGAGGGCGGGGCTGGAGGTCGAGGCCGCCTACCTCAAGGGCCGCGCCAACTACTACTGCCTCGAGCGCGGGGCCAAGTTCGCCGAGCGCCCCACCTTCGAGAGCCGCGGCGAGGCGGCGCTCTGGCCGCGCATCCAGGAGTGGGCGCGCGCGACGCTCACCGGCGACCGGAGCGAGATCGACCTGCCGGACCAGTACGGCGCCTGGCGCGAGCTCTCCGCCTCGGGCGAGACCTGCCTCGGCAAGGAGTGCCAGCGCCACGACGAGTGCTTCGTCACCCTGGCGCGGGCGCGCGCCGCCCAGGCCGACGTGGTGCTCGTGAACCACCACCTCTTCTTCGCCGACCTGGTCCTGCGCACCTCGCGCGCCGGGGTGGAGGTGCTGCCGCCCTACGACGCCGTCATCTTCGACGAGGCGCACGCGCTCTCCGAGGTGGCGACCGACTACTTCGGCCTGTCGGTCTCCTCGTACCGGGTGGACGACCTCGCCCGCGACGCGGTGCGGGCGGTCGCGGACCGCCCCGACCTCATGCGGCTGGTGAAGGACCGCACCGGCGAGCTCGAGAAGGCCGGCGAGCGCTTCTTCGCCGGGGTGGCGGCGCGGATGGGCTCGAGCCCTTCATCCAAGATGAGGGGGCGCGCCCCCTCATACTCCCCGCTCGCTCCGGGGCAGCCTCCTCCGGCTGCCCCTGCGCTCGCCCCGTGGCGCGGGGCGAGGGGGGCGGGACCCGCCGCCCGCGGCGACCTCAAGGTGGCGCTCTCCGACGACCTGCTCGGCCCGCTCGAGCCCGACCAGGCGCGGCTCGACGGCGCGCTGGAGGACGTGCGCGAGGTCTTCGCCGACGCGGAGGCGACCGCGCTCGCCGCCATCGGGCGGCGCGCGGCCGAGCTGCGCGTCGAGCTGCGCGCGGTGACCACGCTCGCCGAGCCCTCGCGCGTCCACTTCGCCGAGGCGCGCGGCCGCGGGGTGTTCCTGCGCGCGGTGCCGGTCGACGTGGCGGAGGAGCTGGTGGAGCGGCTCTACCGCCGCGTCGACACCGCCGTCTTCACGAGCGCGACGCTCGCCGCCGGCGGCCGGCTCGACTACTTCCGGCGCGAGGTGGGCCTCGCCCCCGAGTTCGACGTGGACGAGGCCATCTTCCCCGGGCCCTTCGACTACGCGCGGCAGGCGGCGCTGGTGGTGCCGGACGGTCTCCCCGAGCCGGCGAGCCCCGCCTTCACCGCGGCCGCGGCGGCGGCGGTGCGCGAGCTCGTGGCCGTGACCGGCGGCCGCGCGTTCGTCCTCTCCACCAGCATGCGCGGGATGAACGCGCTGCGCGAGGCGCTGGCCGACCTGCCCTACCAGCTCCTCCTCCAGGGCGAGCGACCCAAGGCGAAGCTGCTCGACGCCTTCCGAGAGGAGCCGTCAGTGCTCTTCGCCACCCAGAGCTTCTGGGAAGGCGTGGACGTGCCGGGCGAGGCGCTCTCGCTGGTGGTGATCGACAAGCTCCCCTTCGCCCCGCCGACCGACCCGGTGCTGGCGGCGCGCGGCCAGGCGCTCGCCGCCGAGGGGCGCGACGCCTTCTCCGAGCTCTCCGTCCCGGCCGCCGCCCTGGCGCTCAAGCAGGGGTTCGGTCGCCTGATCCGCACCCGGCGGGATCGGGGGCTGGTGGCCGTGCTGGATCGGCGGCTCACCACGAAAGGGTACGGCCGCGCCTTCCTGGCCACCCTGCCGCCCGCGCCGCTGCTACGCAGCGTCGAGGCCGCCCGCCGCTGGTGGGCGGGCGCCTGA
- a CDS encoding response regulator, which yields MAKRVLIVDDAIFMRNMIKDIFAGGGFEIVGEAANGLEAVERYRELTPDLTTMDIVMPFKSGIEATREIVKGDPKAVIVMCSALGQESLVMEAIEAGASDFIVKPFKAEDVLSVVKKVLGGA from the coding sequence ATGGCGAAGCGGGTCCTCATCGTCGACGACGCCATCTTCATGCGGAACATGATCAAGGACATCTTCGCCGGGGGCGGGTTCGAGATCGTGGGCGAGGCCGCCAACGGCCTGGAGGCGGTCGAGCGCTACCGCGAGCTCACGCCCGACCTCACCACCATGGACATCGTCATGCCGTTCAAGAGCGGCATCGAGGCCACGCGCGAGATCGTGAAGGGCGACCCGAAGGCGGTCATCGTGATGTGCAGCGCGCTCGGGCAGGAGTCGCTCGTCATGGAGGCGATCGAGGCGGGCGCGAGCGACTTCATCGTGAAGCCCTTCAAGGCCGAGGACGTGCTGTCGGTGGTGAAGAAGGTCCTCGGCGGCGCCTGA
- a CDS encoding site-2 protease family protein — protein MHEALAPARAKARVPVLNLALFAATVVTTLLAGAQWTALRLPEAGGGWLATAAAQAAAVAVAGLPFAAALIGILFCHEMGHYLLARAWRVDSTLPFFIPVPVGPVGTFGAVIRIRSALPSRTATLDIGAAGPLAGFAVALPLLFWGLAHSVVQPVGDVVLEGQRMGLVQLLAGYLKGEALLTSGVQHYGDSFITWGVQRLVWGKLPPGHDVFLHPVAFAAWIGLFITTLNLIPLGQLDGGHVTYALLGRRGARRFSRAVSFGLLLAGLLVSWNWFLWWGVTRFFVGYDHPPALVEEPLTPGRKLVAVASILLFLGTFIPVPVSL, from the coding sequence ATGCACGAAGCCCTGGCGCCCGCGCGCGCCAAAGCCCGCGTCCCCGTCCTCAACCTCGCGCTCTTCGCCGCCACGGTGGTGACGACGCTGCTCGCCGGCGCCCAGTGGACGGCGCTGCGGCTGCCGGAGGCGGGCGGCGGCTGGCTCGCGACGGCCGCCGCGCAGGCGGCCGCGGTGGCGGTGGCCGGCCTCCCCTTCGCCGCCGCGCTCATCGGCATCCTCTTCTGCCACGAGATGGGGCACTACCTGCTCGCGCGCGCCTGGCGCGTCGACTCGACCCTGCCCTTCTTCATCCCCGTGCCGGTCGGGCCGGTCGGCACCTTCGGCGCGGTGATCCGGATCCGCTCGGCGCTGCCGAGCCGGACGGCGACGCTCGACATCGGCGCGGCCGGGCCGCTCGCCGGCTTCGCGGTGGCGCTGCCGCTCCTCTTCTGGGGCCTCGCGCACTCGGTGGTCCAGCCGGTCGGCGACGTGGTGCTGGAGGGGCAGCGCATGGGGCTCGTCCAGCTCCTCGCCGGCTACCTGAAGGGCGAGGCGCTCCTGACGTCCGGCGTGCAGCACTACGGCGACAGCTTCATCACCTGGGGCGTGCAGCGGCTCGTCTGGGGCAAGCTGCCGCCCGGCCACGACGTCTTCCTGCACCCGGTCGCCTTCGCCGCCTGGATCGGCCTCTTCATCACCACCTTGAACCTCATCCCCCTCGGCCAGCTCGACGGCGGCCACGTCACCTACGCGCTCCTCGGCCGCCGGGGCGCGCGCCGCTTCTCTCGCGCCGTCTCCTTCGGCCTCCTCCTCGCCGGCCTGCTCGTCTCCTGGAACTGGTTCCTGTGGTGGGGGGTGACGCGCTTCTTCGTCGGCTACGACCACCCGCCCGCGCTGGTCGAGGAGCCGCTCACGCCGGGCCGGAAGCTCGTCGCGGTCGCCTCCATCCTCCTGTTCCTGGGCACCTTCATCCCGGTACCCGTGTCGTTGTAG
- a CDS encoding ATP-binding protein, with product MTLPPSVLQQPAALGDLLDVKSFTEVCHSFAALYKVGLKVFDAEGKKLVDVKVGNADFCGYIWQQPDGRAACIATVQQVKGAPVAEEATPTAFDCFSGCRYVVQPVVYEGDVLGRIVFGPFVPDDLVELPSTLTGIAPDFDAGAATAYLQKIRRVPQATAEKILKHFAELLDVLVFTGHKNLLTARLHIEAVQESYRELQEKNRQLEESFGKLKELDRLKSNFIATMSHELRTPLTSVIGYSEMMLEGLGGELTKEQREYVGIIMEKGENLLQLITSILDITKIEAGRVRLVLGDVELGQIIRDALSTVAPQARKRGLTLCAEPAANLPKVHCDREKVRQCLINLVSNAVKFTPPGGTVTVGARPLGGDRVALYVQDTGIGIPSEHLARVWDVFYQVDGSSTREYGGAGLGLAIVKSFVEAHGGEVQAVSAPGRGSTFTLVFPERAASAARVPVRNAG from the coding sequence GTGACCCTGCCGCCCTCCGTGCTGCAGCAGCCCGCCGCCCTCGGCGATCTGCTCGACGTGAAGTCCTTCACCGAGGTCTGCCACTCCTTCGCCGCGCTCTACAAGGTGGGCCTCAAGGTCTTCGACGCCGAGGGCAAGAAGCTCGTCGACGTCAAGGTCGGCAACGCCGACTTCTGCGGCTACATCTGGCAGCAGCCGGACGGGCGGGCCGCCTGCATCGCCACCGTGCAGCAGGTGAAGGGCGCGCCGGTGGCGGAGGAGGCGACGCCCACCGCCTTCGACTGCTTCTCCGGCTGCCGCTACGTGGTGCAGCCGGTGGTCTACGAGGGCGACGTCCTCGGCCGCATCGTCTTCGGCCCGTTCGTGCCCGACGACCTGGTGGAGCTGCCCTCCACCCTGACCGGCATCGCGCCCGACTTCGACGCCGGCGCCGCCACCGCCTACCTCCAGAAGATCCGGCGCGTGCCGCAGGCCACCGCCGAGAAGATCCTGAAGCACTTCGCCGAGCTGCTCGACGTGCTCGTCTTCACCGGGCACAAGAACCTGCTCACCGCCCGCCTCCACATCGAGGCGGTGCAGGAGAGCTACCGCGAGCTGCAGGAGAAGAACCGGCAGCTCGAGGAGAGCTTCGGCAAGCTCAAGGAGCTCGACCGGCTCAAGTCGAACTTCATCGCCACCATGAGCCACGAGCTGCGCACGCCGCTCACCAGCGTCATCGGCTACTCGGAGATGATGCTGGAGGGGCTCGGCGGCGAGCTCACCAAGGAGCAGCGCGAGTACGTCGGCATCATCATGGAGAAGGGCGAGAACCTGCTCCAGCTCATCACCTCCATCCTCGACATCACCAAGATCGAGGCCGGGCGGGTGCGGCTGGTGCTGGGCGACGTCGAGCTCGGGCAGATCATCCGCGACGCGCTCTCCACCGTCGCGCCCCAGGCGCGCAAGCGCGGCCTCACGCTCTGCGCCGAGCCGGCCGCGAACCTGCCCAAGGTGCACTGCGACCGCGAGAAGGTCCGGCAGTGCCTCATCAACCTGGTCTCGAACGCGGTCAAGTTCACCCCGCCCGGCGGCACGGTCACGGTCGGCGCGCGCCCGCTCGGCGGCGACCGGGTGGCGCTCTACGTCCAGGACACCGGCATCGGCATCCCGTCCGAGCACCTGGCGCGGGTGTGGGACGTCTTCTACCAGGTGGACGGGTCCTCCACCCGCGAGTACGGCGGCGCCGGCCTGGGCCTCGCCATCGTGAAGAGCTTCGTCGAGGCGCACGGCGGCGAGGTGCAGGCGGTCTCGGCCCCCGGCCGCGGCTCCACCTTCACCCTCGTCTTCCCCGAGCGCGCCGCCAGCGCCGCCCGGGTGCCGGTGCGGAACGCGGGGTAG
- the thiL gene encoding thiamine-phosphate kinase yields MTEFELIDRFTRPAPRAGEGVVLGIGDDAAVLRPPRGEDLVVTVDAVVEGVHFDARFAPADVGWKALAVNLSDLAAMGARPLWALCALTTRRGERPARLAGVGRGLAACARAHGVALVGGNVSRARELSLTVTVAGAVPRGAALTRAGGRPGDLLFVSGRLGEAALGLAPQAPAAARARQRRPAPRLALGLALRGLATACLDVSDGLLQDLGHLCAASGVGARVELARLPGPPARAAARAGQDPLALACGGGEDYELLFSAPPRRAGAVAAAAARAGVAVTHIGALVGGGGVRLLDARGRTHTARARGHDHLR; encoded by the coding sequence GTGACCGAGTTCGAGCTCATCGACCGCTTCACCCGCCCCGCGCCGCGCGCCGGGGAAGGGGTCGTGCTCGGCATCGGCGACGACGCGGCCGTGCTGCGGCCGCCGCGCGGCGAGGACCTGGTGGTCACCGTGGACGCGGTGGTGGAGGGGGTCCACTTCGACGCCCGCTTCGCCCCGGCCGACGTGGGGTGGAAGGCGCTGGCGGTGAACCTCTCCGACCTGGCGGCCATGGGCGCCCGCCCGCTGTGGGCGCTCTGCGCGCTGACGACCCGCCGCGGTGAGCGCCCGGCGCGCCTGGCGGGGGTGGGGCGGGGCCTCGCCGCCTGCGCGCGCGCCCACGGCGTCGCGCTGGTGGGGGGGAACGTCTCCCGCGCCCGCGAGCTCTCGCTCACCGTCACCGTGGCGGGGGCGGTGCCGCGCGGCGCCGCCCTCACCCGCGCCGGCGGGCGGCCGGGCGACCTGCTCTTCGTCTCCGGCCGGCTCGGGGAGGCGGCGCTCGGCCTCGCCCCCCAGGCGCCGGCCGCCGCCCGCGCCCGGCAGCGCCGGCCGGCGCCGCGCCTCGCGCTCGGGCTCGCGCTGCGCGGGCTCGCGACCGCCTGCCTGGACGTGTCGGACGGCCTCCTGCAGGACCTCGGTCACCTCTGCGCCGCCTCCGGCGTGGGGGCGCGGGTGGAGCTCGCGCGCCTGCCCGGGCCGCCCGCGCGCGCCGCCGCCCGCGCCGGCCAGGACCCCCTCGCGCTCGCCTGCGGCGGCGGCGAGGACTACGAGCTCCTCTTCTCGGCGCCGCCCCGGCGCGCGGGCGCGGTGGCCGCGGCGGCCGCGCGCGCGGGCGTGGCCGTGACCCACATCGGCGCCCTGGTGGGCGGTGGAGGGGTGCGCCTGCTCGATGCGCGCGGGCGCACCCACACCGCCCGCGCGCGCGGCCACGACCACCTGCGCTGA
- a CDS encoding methyl-accepting chemotaxis protein, whose translation MARSVREERPASTRPSARWTDAAPHLVALRGRAAEGGERAAPPAAGLTVSLQVKILLSYLVVGAVLLFAVPLVFEHVPNRLLGGTIIVALTLAIGFGLTTALARVTRLARLKESAVEISRGDLSKPLASDASPHVRDEIDDLTLSISTMQENLRDLVSRIQRTAQSVAESANELSSSAEDVNASTDEVARSMEKIASGAEEQSSLVELASKVIGDIAASIERTARSAEEAARASAETSSGAASGGEAARLAGEKVKRVFARIEAASEQVFAFGERTKAISKIVEAITSVAQQTNLLALNATIEAARAGEYGRGFAVVADEVRKLAESAGRSAEQISSLAADISGRATAVVSTMKESVSVLGEGREDLNAIIRGLEDISQIAASGADKVGVISQAARDQLKGSADMVQAMDHISDVATSNQKSTEQVRKVTAEQTAAVAQMASAAQELSNLSLELQSVVSRFRLGKA comes from the coding sequence GTGGCGCGAAGCGTACGCGAAGAACGGCCGGCCTCGACGCGCCCCTCGGCGCGGTGGACCGACGCCGCCCCGCACCTGGTGGCGCTGCGCGGCCGGGCCGCCGAGGGCGGCGAGCGCGCCGCCCCGCCGGCCGCCGGCCTCACCGTCTCGCTGCAGGTGAAGATCCTGCTCTCCTACCTCGTGGTGGGCGCGGTGCTGCTCTTCGCCGTGCCGCTCGTGTTCGAGCACGTGCCCAACCGGCTGCTCGGCGGCACGATCATCGTGGCGCTGACGCTCGCCATCGGCTTCGGGCTCACCACCGCGCTCGCCCGCGTCACCCGCCTCGCCCGGCTCAAGGAGTCGGCGGTCGAGATCAGCCGCGGCGACCTCTCGAAGCCGCTCGCCAGCGACGCCAGCCCGCACGTCCGCGACGAGATCGACGACCTCACCCTCTCCATCAGCACCATGCAGGAGAACCTGCGCGACCTGGTCTCGCGCATCCAGCGCACCGCCCAGTCGGTGGCGGAGAGCGCCAACGAGCTCTCCTCCTCGGCCGAGGACGTGAACGCCTCCACCGACGAGGTGGCGCGCTCGATGGAGAAGATCGCGAGCGGCGCCGAGGAGCAGAGCTCGCTGGTCGAGCTCGCCTCCAAGGTGATCGGCGACATCGCCGCCTCCATCGAGCGCACCGCCCGCAGCGCCGAGGAGGCCGCCCGCGCCTCGGCCGAGACGAGCAGCGGCGCCGCCTCGGGCGGCGAGGCCGCCCGGCTGGCGGGCGAGAAGGTGAAGCGGGTGTTCGCCCGCATCGAGGCGGCCAGCGAGCAGGTGTTCGCCTTCGGCGAGCGCACCAAGGCCATCTCCAAGATCGTGGAGGCCATCACCTCGGTCGCGCAGCAGACGAACCTGCTCGCCCTGAACGCCACCATCGAGGCCGCCCGCGCCGGCGAGTACGGGCGCGGCTTCGCGGTGGTCGCGGACGAGGTGCGGAAGCTGGCCGAGAGCGCCGGCCGCTCCGCCGAGCAGATCTCGTCGCTCGCGGCCGACATCTCCGGCCGCGCCACCGCCGTGGTGAGCACCATGAAGGAGTCGGTGTCGGTGCTGGGCGAGGGGCGCGAGGACCTGAACGCCATCATCCGGGGGCTGGAGGACATCTCGCAGATCGCCGCCAGCGGCGCCGACAAGGTGGGCGTCATCAGCCAGGCGGCGCGCGACCAGCTCAAGGGCTCGGCCGACATGGTCCAGGCGATGGACCACATCTCGGACGTCGCCACCTCGAACCAGAAGTCCACCGAGCAGGTGCGCAAGGTCACCGCCGAGCAGACCGCCGCGGTGGCGCAGATGGCGAGCGCGGCGCAGGAGCTGTCGAACCTCTCGCTCGAGCTGCAGAGCGTCGTCTCGCGCTTCCGGCTGGGGAAGGCCTGA